One Ricinus communis isolate WT05 ecotype wild-type chromosome 7, ASM1957865v1, whole genome shotgun sequence genomic region harbors:
- the LOC8271164 gene encoding LOB domain-containing protein 1, whose amino-acid sequence MDSQALARGKAHQPCAACRMLRRRCDNNCVLAPYFPYEIENFAGVHKVFGASNVIKMIQMVEETRREDAVKAIIYEATARLRDPVYGCAGTIFHLQKMVHELNMRVETVRSQVLELQEQRDQLLGILTKVHLSPAAPANHLAFDGSDFSLDGDNYMGYDPVKSPVECDWIV is encoded by the exons ATGGATTCCCAAGCATTGGCAAGAGGCAAGGCTCATCAACCCTGTGCTGCTTGCAGAATGCTTCGTAGAAGATGTGACAATAATTGCGTGCTTGCCCCATATTTTCCATAcgaaattgaaaattttgcgGGTGTTCATAAGGTTTTTGGTGCTAGCAATGTTATCAAAATGATTCAG ATGGTGGAGGAAACCAGAAGGGAAGATGCAGTGAAGGCAATAATCTACGAAGCAACAGCAAGGCTTAGGGATCCCGTATATGGCTGCGCAGGGACTATCTTTCACTTGCAGAAAATGGTCCATGAATTGAATATGCGAGTAGAGACGGTAAGATCTCAAGTCTTGGAATTGCAAGAACAAAGAGATCAGTTATTGGGTATTTTGACAAAGGTTCATCTTTCCCCGGCCGCCCCTGCTAATCATCTGGCATTTGATGGCAGTGATTTCTCATTAGATGGTGATAACTACATGGGTTATGATCCTGTTAAATCTCCTGTAGAATGCGACTGGATTGTGTAA